ACGTGAAGATCTGGCTGCGCCTGCTGGCCTGCAGCACGCAGATCGAGCAGCAGATCCGCCAGCGCCTGCGCGCGCGCTTCAACACCACGCTGCCGCGCTTCGACTACCTGGCCCAGCTCGACCGCCATCCGGACGGCCTGCGCATGAACGTGCTGTCGCGCTACCTGATGGTGACCGGCGGCAACGTGACCGGCCTGACCGACCAGTTGGAGAAGGAGGGGCTTGTCAAACGCGAGGCGGATCCGGATGATCGCCGCTCTTTTCGCGTGCGGCTGACCCAGGCGGGCCGCCGCCACTTTGCCGAGATGGCCGCCGAGCACGAGCGCTGGCTGGCCGGGATGTTCGATGGCCTGGGCGCCGCGAACAAGGATGCGCTGTATGCGCAGCTCGGCAACCTGCGCGTGCACCTGGCGCGGCGCGAGACCGAACTCGAACTGAACGTGCCCGACGGGCTCACCGTACCCATTTCTGCGAACCCATCCCGACCATGAATAACCGCATCGACCCGGCCCTGCTGGCCGGCAACCGCCGCCCGCTGGCGGGCTACCAGGCCACGCACTTCCTGTGGCGCGTGCAGGGCAACGTCGCCACCGTCACGCTCAACCGGCCCGAGCGCAAGAACCCGCTGACCTTCGATTCGTACGCCGAACTGCGCGACCTGTTCCACCAGCTCAAATGGGCGGACGACGTCAAGGCCATCGTGCTGGCCGGCGCCGGCGACAACTTCTGCTCCGGCGGCGACGTGCACGAGATCATCGGCCCGCTGGTGCAACTGAAGGCGCCCGAGCTGCTGATGTTCACGCGCATGACGGGCGAACTCGTCAAGGGCATGCGTGCCTGCCCGCAGCCCATTGTCGCCGCCGTGGACGGCGTGTGCGCGGGCGCGGGCGCCATCCTGGCGATGGCCTCCGACCTGCGCCTGGGCACCGCGCGCAGCAAGACGGCGTTCCTCTTCAACCGCGTCGGCCTGGCCGGCTGCGACATGGGCGCGTGCGCGATCCTGCCGCGCATCATCGGCCAGGGCCGCGCGAGCGAGCTGCTCTACACCGGCCGCGCGATGAGCGGCGAAGAGGGCGAGCGCTGGGGTTTCTTCAACCGCCTGTGCGACCCGGCCGAGGTGCTGGCCCAGGCGCAGGCGCTGGCCGCCGACCTCGCCGCCGGCCCGACCTTCGCCAACGGCATCACCAAGACCATGCTGCACCAGGAATGGACCATGACGATCGAGCAGGCCCTGGAGGCCGAGGCTCAGGCGCAGGCGATCTGCATGCTGACCGAGGATTTCGCACGCGCGTACCACGCGTTCGCCGCCCGGCAGAAACCGGTGTTCGGGGGCAACTGACATGCGCGACATGGACTACCTGCAGTGGCCCTTCTTCGATGACAGGCATCGCGGGCTGGCGGCCGAACTCGATGCCTGGGCGGCTGAACACGTTCCGCACGACCACGGCGCCGATGTCGATGCCGAGTGCCGCGCGCTGGTGCGCAAGCTGGGCCAGGCCGGCTGGCTGCGCCACGCGGTGGGCGGCATGGCCCACGGCGGCGCCGGCGAGACCATCGACACGCGCGCCATCTGCCTGATCCGCGAGACGCTGGCGCGCCATTCCGGTCTCGCCGATTTTGCGTTCGCGATGCAGGGGCTGGGCTCCGGCGCCATTTCGCTGCAGGGCACGCCCGCGCAGCGCGAGCGCTATCTGACCAAGGTGGCGCGCGGCGAGGCCATCGCCGCCTTCGCGCTGTCCGAACCCGACGCCGGCTCCGATGTGGCCGCCCTGGCCTGCGCCGCGCGCGCGGACGGCGACGGCTACGTGCTCGACGGCGAGAAGACGTGGATCTCCAACGGCGGCATCGCCGATTTCTACGTCGTCTTCGCCCGCACCGGCGAGGCACCGGGCGCGCGCGGCATCAGTGCGTTCATCGTCGAGGCGGGCACGCCGGGCTTCGAGATCGCCGAGCGCATCGACGTGATTGCGCCGCATCCGCTGGCGCGGCTGCGCTTCACCGGCTGCCGCATCCCGGCCGCCCAGCGCGTGGGCGCGGCCGGCGAGGGCTTCAAGGTGGCGATGCGCACGCTGGACGTGTTCCGCACCTCGGTGGCCGCCGCCGCGCTCGGCTTCGCGCGCCGCGCGCTGGACGAAGCGCTGGCGCGCGCCACCACCCGCCGGATGTTCAACGGCGTGCTGGCCGACTTCCAGCTCACGCAGGCCAAGCTCGCGCAGATGGCCACCGCCATCGACAGCGCCG
The nucleotide sequence above comes from Ralstonia solanacearum K60. Encoded proteins:
- a CDS encoding MarR family winged helix-turn-helix transcriptional regulator produces the protein MSRLRKTASALATRATGHHKVVQALGDARIGLEARAHADDHIDVKIWLRLLACSTQIEQQIRQRLRARFNTTLPRFDYLAQLDRHPDGLRMNVLSRYLMVTGGNVTGLTDQLEKEGLVKREADPDDRRSFRVRLTQAGRRHFAEMAAEHERWLAGMFDGLGAANKDALYAQLGNLRVHLARRETELELNVPDGLTVPISANPSRP
- a CDS encoding enoyl-CoA hydratase family protein, with amino-acid sequence MNNRIDPALLAGNRRPLAGYQATHFLWRVQGNVATVTLNRPERKNPLTFDSYAELRDLFHQLKWADDVKAIVLAGAGDNFCSGGDVHEIIGPLVQLKAPELLMFTRMTGELVKGMRACPQPIVAAVDGVCAGAGAILAMASDLRLGTARSKTAFLFNRVGLAGCDMGACAILPRIIGQGRASELLYTGRAMSGEEGERWGFFNRLCDPAEVLAQAQALAADLAAGPTFANGITKTMLHQEWTMTIEQALEAEAQAQAICMLTEDFARAYHAFAARQKPVFGGN
- a CDS encoding acyl-CoA dehydrogenase family protein, whose product is MRDMDYLQWPFFDDRHRGLAAELDAWAAEHVPHDHGADVDAECRALVRKLGQAGWLRHAVGGMAHGGAGETIDTRAICLIRETLARHSGLADFAFAMQGLGSGAISLQGTPAQRERYLTKVARGEAIAAFALSEPDAGSDVAALACAARADGDGYVLDGEKTWISNGGIADFYVVFARTGEAPGARGISAFIVEAGTPGFEIAERIDVIAPHPLARLRFTGCRIPAAQRVGAAGEGFKVAMRTLDVFRTSVAAAALGFARRALDEALARATTRRMFNGVLADFQLTQAKLAQMATAIDSAALLTYRAAWQRDQGRSVTREAAMAKMTATENAQQVIDAAVQMWGGLGVVSEQPVERLYREIRALRIYEGATEVQQLIIARDLLRSVARDAAAPATAPTAPIAPIAP